In the Bacteroidota bacterium genome, TGAAATCGCACGTAAAACGGAATAATAAAATTATTCATATTGAAGCTGAAAATCTTGTTGTAGGTGATATTGTTATTTTAGAAGCAGGGAGTTTTGTTCCTGCCGACTTATGTTTAATTACCAGTGCTCAGCTTCAAATTAATGAATCTACACTTACCGGTGAGTCAATTCCTGCAAACAAAAATGCAACAACTGATACTCCGGATGCACAACAGGGCGATAAAAGTAATTTCGCATTCATGTCAACGCTGGTTACAAACGGCACTGCAGAAGGTGTTGTATTTGCAGTAGGCATGGATACTGAAATTGGAAAAATTGCCGACCTGTTAAATACCCAAAAAAGGGTGGATACGCCACTTGAAAAAAGATTAAATCAATTAGGGAAAAAAATAGGACTGGCTGCCATTGTGATTTGTATTTTGATTTTTATAATTGGCGTGCTGCAGGGAAAAAAGCCCGGAGATCTTTTTTTAACCGCTGTTTCACTCGCTGTTGCAGCCATCCCTGAAGGACTTACTGCAATTGTTGCTGTTGTTTTATCAATTGGTGTTACAAAAATGGCCAAACAACATGCTATCGTAAAAAAACTCGCGGCCGTTGAAACACTTGGTTCGGTAAATATTATTTGCACCGATAAAACCGGAACATTAACCCAAAATAAAATGACCGTACAACAATATTTTGTATGGGATACTATTTTGGAAGTTACTGAAAACAAAGATGAAAAAACGACACCGGTTTTAAAAAAAATGCTGGAAACAATGGTGTTGTGTTCCAATGCAACTTTTATTGATAATGAAAGCACCGGTGATCCGACTGAAATTGCACTGCTGCACTTTTATGATAACTATGCAACTGACAGGCAAAATTATATTCAAATAAATAAACGATTGCTTGAAAACCCGTTCGACGCCACGCGAAAACGCATGTCGACATTGCATCAACATGCAAACGGATTTGTTGTTTCGGCCAAAGGTGCAATTGTAAGTATACTCGACATCGCTTCACATATTTTAATTGATGAATCTATAATTCCCATTACAGAACTGCACAAAAAGAGAATACGGGAAGTTGGTGAGCAATTATCTGATAAAACATTTCGGACCCTGGCTGGAGGGTATAAAACTGTACCTGGTTTAATTACCGCAGAACAAATGGAGTCAGATATTATTTTCATTGGTTTAGTTGCAATGTTTGATCCGCCGCGTATTGAAGTAAAACCTGTTATTGAAGCAGCAAAAAGGCCGGAATTGAAACGATTATGATTACCGGAGATCATAAAAACACTGCTTTCGCTATCGCGCGACAATTGGGCATTGCTGAAAATATTGATCAGGTGATTTCGGGCATCGACCTTGAAAAAAATAAAAATTCGAAGCTACCTTTTTCAATAACTCAATATAAAGTTTTTGCAAGAGTTGCTCCTGAACAGAAGGTTGATGTAGTTAAATTATTTAAAAATGAAGGTGCAATTGTGGCCATGACGGGCGATGGTGTAAATGACGCACCATCATTACAGGAAGCGGACATTGGTATAGCTATGGGTAAATCCGGAACCGATATTGCAAGAAATGCAGCTGATATCATTTTAACGGATGATAATTTCAATACCATAATTACGGCTATAGAAAAAGGTCGCAATATCTATAATAATATCAAAAAGGCTGTGCTATTTTTAGTAACATGTAATTTGGGTGAAGTAACTGCTGTGTTTCTTGCCATAATACTTGGAATGGAGGCTCCTTTAATTGCGACACAATTATTGTGGATTAATTTAATTACTGACTCCTTACCAGCTTTAGCTTTGGGTATGAGTAAATCTGATAATGCTGTTATGCAATTTAAACCACGGCCTTCAAACGAGACATTTTTTACAAAAAATAGAACCTGGCGCGTTGTTTTAGCCGGTATTATTATCGGACTGGTTACCTTATGCGCTTATTGTTTTGGTTTTTACACATTTAATGTTTCTCCCTTTGATAATACAATTGATCCGGCTATCATGGAATATTCAAGAACATTGGCCTTTATGGTATTAATTGTTTCACAATTGTTTTACGCTTTGTCACTTCAGCATGTGCAGAAAAGTATTTTTAATAACAAAATGTTTCGTAACAAATTGTTATGGTTTGCTTTAATTGGAGGTATTTCGATTCAATTGATCATTATCTATGTGCCTGTTTTGCGCAATATGTTGCATTTGCAAATACCGGACAAAAATGGATGGCTGGTTATTGTTGTTTTAGGTGCCTTACCGTTATTAATTTCTGAGCTATTTAAAATAATTAAACTCCCAAAACGAGGCTTAAAACGTAGTTAATTACATTCAATATTATGCTTTGTTGTTAAATCTTGGTTAACCCACGCACTTTGAAGCCAACTTATATATAAGAACGTTGAAGCACCGCAATACTGTGGCTTTGATGCATTTCCGCATAAAATAGCACGAAGTGTGAATGTTGTAACTTTAATAAAGTTTTTTGTAATATTTTAATGTCATTTAAACACAACTTTGTGTATAGGTATAAATATTTGCTGTTAGCCATTGTAAACGATTGAATATGAATTCAATTTTGATTTGGTTATATTAAACGATTATTTACGCTAACAATTAAATGACTGATTTAAAATTAATTAAGCATGGTATTTTGCTTGAAAAAACAACAAATGAATTTGAAAATGCCGGGGTAATAAATCCAGCTACTATTGAAACAAATGATACTTTCCACCTATTTTACCGGGCAGTAAGTAAAGGTAATCACTCGAGTATTGGGCATTGTAAATTGTTATCTCCGCTTGTTATTGATACACGCGACGTTGAACCTTTGCTTGTTCCGGAATTTGATTTTGAACTGCAAGGTATGGAAGACCCGCGAATGGTTAAAATAGATGACTTGTATTATTTAACCTATACCGGATATGATGGTGTAAATGCATTGGGTGGATTGGCTGTTTCTAAGGATTTAAAGCAGTTTGAAAAAAAGGGCATTATCGTTCCGCAAGTTACCTATCTTGAATTTAATATCATTACCCAAATCAAATCAAAGATTAATGAAAAATATACCCGTTATAACAGTAACGATAATATAATTGACAAACTTGGTAAACCAATGTATATATGGGATAAAAATGTAATCCTTTTCCCAAGAAAAATTAACGATTATTTCTATTTTTTACAAAGAATAAAACCGGACATTCAATTGGTTAAATTTCAAAATTGGACAGATTTAACACCTGAATTCTGGAAAAATTATTTTATCAATTTCGAGGAAAATATCGTTATGACCCCGAAATTTAAACATGAAATAAGTTATATCGGTGGTGGTTGTCCGCCAATTGAAACAGCCGATGGTTGGTTGCTTATTTACCATGCGGTGCACGATACTATTAATGGATATGTTTATTCCGCCTGCGCTTCATTGCTCGATTTAAATAATCCCTTTATTGAAATTGCAAGACTGCCTTACCCGCTGTTTAAACCACAGGAAAGCTGGGAATTAAATGGTGAAGTAAATAATGTTTGTTTCCCTACAGGAACGCTCTCTGTTGAAGACACACTGTTTATTTATTACGGTGCCGCTGATGAACAAATCGCCTGTGCATCATTAAGTTTATCTGCTTTAGTTAAAGAATTATTACTTAATAAAATTGCTATATGATAACAGAATTTAAAAACCGAACTCGTGGAGTAACATGGACCGCTCCTGTGCAAACCCTTATTGGATACTCTGCTAATAAGTTTGTTAAAAAGCAAGAAAGTAAACCTGAGCTTTTATTTATTACATCTTTTCCAAGCAGAGAATGTGGAATTGCTACCTATTCGCAGGATTTAATAACATCAATCCAAAACAAATTCGGCAATTCTTTTAAAATAAGTGTTTGTGCTGTTGAGAATGGTAACGATGAATACATTTATGATACACAGGTGCGTTTCATTTTAAAGGCTGATCAGCCCGATGCATATACGCAGTTGGCGAAACAAATAAATGCCAATACACAAATTCAATTGGTGCTCATGCAACATGAATTTGGTTTCTACAATAGAAATAAAGATCAGGCGCTGGAATTACTGCAACAGATAAATAAACCCAAAGTGCTGGTATTTCATACTGTACTGCCAAATCCGAATGAAAAATTATTTACGCATGTTAATGCGATGGCTGCTGTTGCAAATTCAATAATTGTAATGACCAATACCAGCTCAAAAATTCTAAATATCGATTATCATATTCCTAAAAGCAAAATTGCTGTAATCCCACACGGAACACACCTCGTAGCGCATACTGATAAGTTGTTGTTAAAAGAAAAATACGGATTAAAAGATAAAAATGTACTGGCGACATTTGGATTAATTAGTTCAGGAAAAAGTATTGAAACCACCCTGAAAGCCTTACCGGGAATTATTAAAAAATATCCGGAGGTAATGTTCTTAATTATAGGGAAAACACATCCAACCATCGTAAAAAATGATGGCGAACAATACCGGAAAATGCTTGAAACGCTTATTGCGGAATTAAATCTCACCAATAACGTAAGATTTGTAAATTATTTTTTACCATTACCTGAGTTATTGGAATATCTGCAACTCACCGACATTTATCTTTTTACTTCAAAAGACCCTAATCAGGCTGTTAGTGGAACATTTTCATATGCATTAAGCTGTGGATGCCCAATTATTTCCACGCCAATACCACACGCAGTGGAAGTTCTGAAAAATGGTTGTGGAATTGTATTTGATTTTGAAGATGTTGCTCAATTGGAAAAATCTATCCTGATGTTGTTGGATGATGAAAAACTGAGGGAAGAAATAACACTAAATGCCTTGCATACTATTGCTGCAACTGCCTGGGAAAATGCAGCCCTGGAGCATGTTAAATTATTTCAAAAAGTTTCAAGTAATAAACTACCTATAAAATATACTGTGCCGGATATTAATTTAAACCATATCAAACGATTAACAACAGACTTTGGTATGCTGCAGTTTTCAAAAATATATGAACCGGATATAAACTCAGGTTACACACTTGATGATAATGCAAGGGCATTAATTGCAGTATGTAAACATTATGAATTATTTGAAGATAAAGAAGATTTAAAACTAATTACAATTTATGTGAATTTTATAAAACATTGTTTGCTTAATGAAAGCTATTTTTTAAATTATGTTGACATTAATAAACAATTTACGGCTCAAAATTATTCTACAAACCTTGCTGATGCCAATGGCAGGGCTATTTGGGCATTGGGCTTCTTATTGTCAAAGGCTGATATTTTACCGGCTCACTTAATTAATATTGGCATGCAAGTATTTGATCGCGCTATTATTTGTATCGATAAAATTTATTCTACCCGTGCAATGGGATTTATTATTAAAGGATTATTTTATAAAAATAATACCTTCCCGTCTAGTGAAAACACGGCACTGATAACCACTTTAGCGAATCGATTTGTTCAAATGTATAAACACGAGAGCGATGAAAGTTGGAAATGGTTTGAAAGTTATTTCACTTATGCCAATAGTATACTTTCGGAAGCTTTGTTGTGTGCATACCTTGTAACCGGTTCTACTGAATATAAAAACATCGCTAAAGAATCCTTTGATTTTTTATTATCTAAAATATTTATAAATGATAAAATCAAAGTAATTTCCAACAAAACCTGGATGCAAAAAAATATTGATTACTCCGGCGACCCTGTGGGAGGCGAACAGCCAATAGATGTGGCGTATACTATTTTAGCTTTAGATAAATTTTATCGTGTATTTGAAGATTTAAACTATCTTAAAAAAATGACCATCGCTTTTAATTGGTTCCATGGCAGAAATCACTTGAATAAAATTGTATATAATCCGTGTACCGGTGGCTGTTATGATGGTGTTGAGGAGTTTGGTGTAAACCTTAATCAAGGTGCTGAATCAACATTGAGCTATTTGTTAGCGAGAGTAACTATGGAAGAAAATGGTAACGTGTTAAAACAAACTACAGGCAAAGAGGTATTCTCAATGAACGTTTTTGAAATGTAGGAATTTTGCAACTCTTATTAGAAATTTTGTAAGCGGCTGCCACGGTTTGAGTAGTAATTTTACTTTACCCAGGACATTCAAATAGTAATTATTGTTTTGATGAGGGATGCGTAGTTATGAAAAAATTAGATAATAAAATTGTTTTTATTACCGGGGGACTTAGCGGAATTGGTTTATCCTGTGCCATTGCTGCAGCTAATGAAGGAGCAACTATTATGGTTGCAGATTTGAAATCGGAAAATGAAGAAGCTGCAATGAACAAAATATTATCTATATCTCCCAAATCACAATTTATTGCATGTAATGTTGGCGATTATAATGAAGTTGAGGCTGCTATTAACACTACTGTAGAAACTTTAGGAGCTGTGGATATTGCTTTAAATAATGCCGGAATTGGTGGAGAACCTAATAAAACCGGAGATATGACTGATGAACAATGGCTTCAGGTAATGAATATCAATTTAAACGGTGTTTTTTATTGTATGAAACATGAAATCACACAAATGCTGAAGCAGAAAAAAGGTGTTATTGTAAATATGTCATCCATTCTTGGTAAAGCCGGGTTTGCAACATCACCACATTATGTAGCAGCAAAACATGGTGTAATTGGTTTAACACAAGCCGCAGCGCTCGAATATGCTGTTTCCGGCATTCGTGTTAATGCAATTTGTCCGGGGTTTATTCAAACACCTTTACTGGCTAAAGCCGGAATAAAAGATCATGAGAAGGCAATGGAACAAATCATTCAATTACATCCTATGAAAAGATTAGGTAAATAGGAAGAAGTAGCTAAAGCCTTTATCTATCTCGCATCTGATGA is a window encoding:
- a CDS encoding pesticidal protein Cry7Aa, translated to MTDLKLIKHGILLEKTTNEFENAGVINPATIETNDTFHLFYRAVSKGNHSSIGHCKLLSPLVIDTRDVEPLLVPEFDFELQGMEDPRMVKIDDLYYLTYTGYDGVNALGGLAVSKDLKQFEKKGIIVPQVTYLEFNIITQIKSKINEKYTRYNSNDNIIDKLGKPMYIWDKNVILFPRKINDYFYFLQRIKPDIQLVKFQNWTDLTPEFWKNYFINFEENIVMTPKFKHEISYIGGGCPPIETADGWLLIYHAVHDTINGYVYSACASLLDLNNPFIEIARLPYPLFKPQESWELNGEVNNVCFPTGTLSVEDTLFIYYGAADEQIACASLSLSALVKELLLNKIAI
- a CDS encoding glycosyltransferase codes for the protein MITEFKNRTRGVTWTAPVQTLIGYSANKFVKKQESKPELLFITSFPSRECGIATYSQDLITSIQNKFGNSFKISVCAVENGNDEYIYDTQVRFILKADQPDAYTQLAKQINANTQIQLVLMQHEFGFYNRNKDQALELLQQINKPKVLVFHTVLPNPNEKLFTHVNAMAAVANSIIVMTNTSSKILNIDYHIPKSKIAVIPHGTHLVAHTDKLLLKEKYGLKDKNVLATFGLISSGKSIETTLKALPGIIKKYPEVMFLIIGKTHPTIVKNDGEQYRKMLETLIAELNLTNNVRFVNYFLPLPELLEYLQLTDIYLFTSKDPNQAVSGTFSYALSCGCPIISTPIPHAVEVLKNGCGIVFDFEDVAQLEKSILMLLDDEKLREEITLNALHTIAATAWENAALEHVKLFQKVSSNKLPIKYTVPDINLNHIKRLTTDFGMLQFSKIYEPDINSGYTLDDNARALIAVCKHYELFEDKEDLKLITIYVNFIKHCLLNESYFLNYVDINKQFTAQNYSTNLADANGRAIWALGFLLSKADILPAHLINIGMQVFDRAIICIDKIYSTRAMGFIIKGLFYKNNTFPSSENTALITTLANRFVQMYKHESDESWKWFESYFTYANSILSEALLCAYLVTGSTEYKNIAKESFDFLLSKIFINDKIKVISNKTWMQKNIDYSGDPVGGEQPIDVAYTILALDKFYRVFEDLNYLKKMTIAFNWFHGRNHLNKIVYNPCTGGCYDGVEEFGVNLNQGAESTLSYLLARVTMEENGNVLKQTTGKEVFSMNVFEM